A region of Arabidopsis thaliana chromosome 5, partial sequence DNA encodes the following proteins:
- a CDS encoding calmodulin-binding family protein (calmodulin-binding family protein; CONTAINS InterPro DOMAIN/s: IQ calmodulin-binding region (InterPro:IPR000048); BEST Arabidopsis thaliana protein match is: calmodulin-binding family protein (TAIR:AT4G33050.3); Has 390 Blast hits to 271 proteins in 57 species: Archae - 0; Bacteria - 20; Metazoa - 0; Fungi - 100; Plants - 264; Viruses - 0; Other Eukaryotes - 6 (source: NCBI BLink).): protein MALSFGYLQRDNSFKKDSQECETPRIRKTPVNMYLEKTLSFKDLVDQRNNYRDGNCGVKTRKGINLKGPKPDNMILDRSLSFTSLVQVENRGGEEEDERGSSPKRRNRGNLTALSLPAPTPFWSPRPSTELDAAAVTLQKVYKSYRTRRNLADCAVVVEELWWKELELAKLEPNKTNDKPESAVSRWARAGTKAAKVGKGLLKDDKAQKLALRHWLEAIDPRHRYGHNLHLYYDVWSESESTQPFFFWLDIGDGKEVNLNKCSRTLLQRQCITYLGPKERQAYEVVVEDGKLVSRQTKSLVETTEGTKWIFVLSTTRKLYIGQKQKGRFQHSSFLSGAAITAAGRIVSHDGVVKAVWPYSGHYLPTEENFREFICFLRENHVNLTNVKMNAIDDDDHLVNNDGSTKPSMMVAKSDGSDEQKRFSCKWSTGNGPRIGCVRDYPMDLQTRALEQVNLSPRVVNGTMGLFGPIPSPRPSPKIRVSPRLSCMGLPSPRH, encoded by the exons ATGGCTTTATCTTTTGGTTACTTACAAAGAGACAACAGTTTCAAGAAAGATTCACAAGAGTGCGAAACACCAAGAATTCGCAAAACCCCAGTAAACATGTATCTTGAGAAGACTTTATCGTTCAAAGATTTGGTCGATCAGAGGAACAATTACAGAGATGGAAATTGCGGGGTGAAAACGAGAAAAGGTATAAACTTGAAGGGTCCTAAACCAGATAACATGATTCTTGATCGGAGTCTCTCGTTCACGAGTCTAGTCCAAGTggaaaacagaggaggagaagaagaagacgaaagagGCTCGTCTCCGAAACGAAGGAACAGGGGTAACTTAACGGCGTTAAGTTTACCAGCACCGACGCCATTTTGGTCTCCGAGACCGTCCACGGAGCTAGACGCTGCCGCCGTTACGTTACAAAAGGTTTACAAGAGTTATCGAACGCGTAGAAATCTTGCTGACTGTGcagttgttgttgaagaattATG GTGGAAAGAATTGGAATTGGCAAAGTTAGAACCGAACAAAACCAATGATAAACCAGAGTCTGCTGTATCAAGGTGGGCAAGAGCTGGAACAAAAGCAGCAAag GTGGGGAAAGGATTGTTGAAAGATGATAAAGCACAAAAATTAGCATTGCGACATTGGTTAGAAGCC ATTGATCCACGACATAGGTACGGGCATAACTTACACTTATACTATGATGTCTGGTCAGAAAGTGAGAGTACTCAGCCATTTTTCTTCTG GTTAGACATTGGAGATGGCAAGGAAGTAAATCTCAACAAATGTTCAAGAACTCTTCTTCAGCGTCAATGCATCACTTACCTTGGTCCG aaagagagacaagCTTACGAAGTGGTCGTGGAAGATGGGAAGTTAGTCAGCAGACAAACCAAGAGCCTTGTGGAGACTACTGAAGGAACCAAATGGATCTTTGTGTTGAGCACGACAAGAAAACTGTACATTGGTCAGAAACAGAAAGGTCGGTTTCAACACTCGAGCTTTCTCTCCGGCGCCGCGATTACCGCCGCCGGTAGAATTGTTTCACACGATGGAGTTGTAAAAGCTGTGTGGCCGTACAGTGGTCATTATCTTCCGACGGAAGAGAATTTCAGAGAATTTATCTGTTTCTTAAGAGAAAACCACGTGAATCTCACTAATGTCAAG ATGAATGCGATTGACGACGATGATCATCTGGTCAATAATGATGGAAGCACTAAGCCGTCGATGATGGTGGCGAAATCGGACGGTTCAGATGAACAGAAACGATTTTCATGCAAGTGGAGTACAGGAAACGGTCCAAGGATCGGGTGTGTGCGGGACTACCCAATGGATCTGCAGACGCGGGCGCTTGAACAAGTCAACCTTTCTCCTCGTGTAGTCAACGGAACAATGGGATTATTTGGCCCAATACCATCGCCAAGACCCAGCCCAAAGATTCGTGTCTCTCCTAGACTATCTTGCATGGGTCTTCCAAGCCCAAGGCACTAA
- a CDS encoding U-box domain-containing protein kinase family protein (U-box domain-containing protein kinase family protein; FUNCTIONS IN: ubiquitin-protein ligase activity, protein serine/threonine kinase activity, protein kinase activity, kinase activity, ATP binding; INVOLVED IN: protein amino acid phosphorylation, protein ubiquitination, response to stress; LOCATED IN: ubiquitin ligase complex; CONTAINS InterPro DOMAIN/s: UspA (InterPro:IPR006016), Protein kinase, ATP binding site (InterPro:IPR017441), U box domain (InterPro:IPR003613), Serine/threonine-protein kinase-like domain (InterPro:IPR017442), Protein kinase-like domain (InterPro:IPR011009), Serine/threonine-protein kinase, active site (InterPro:IPR008271), Protein kinase, catalytic domain (InterPro:IPR000719); BEST Arabidopsis thaliana protein match is: U-box domain-containing protein kinase family protein (TAIR:AT2G19410.1); Has 30201 Blast hits to 17322 proteins in 780 species: Archae - 12; Bacteria - 1396; Metazoa - 17338; Fungi - 3422; Plants - 5037; Viruses - 0; Other Eukaryotes - 2996 (source: NCBI BLink).), with translation MVVMTNKFFELIGGAPSYSSVSVAVKGSVGDAVGGTASRRALRWTIENFLPKIDRLVLVHVMPTVTTIPSPSGSKIPIEELDESVVSMYKRDLRKEFEQVFVPFKRICKSNKVETLLLEHHDPAKALLKYMSDTDVECLVIGSCSSNFLTRKKGQEMPLTVLGEAPETCEIYVVCKDRILTKSTNQFTADSSSSFRIPEGAEAYTESFSRTRSDKTGLSASSITSSGRMRIGRPGSLPHSHPTSRVYSDAQSSSTDIVLVDDEHCRSILRHSTVSTSKIQMDPRPHLKTPKSGVRAEVEQLRKEVQTTLSMYKQACEELVHKQTQVQSLSSECIKETERVITALEKEEMRRKAAAEEKEKHLKAVKEVEEAKSMLAKEFCERQLAELDALKQSIEKQKVIEQLFLRDGRYRKYTKEEIAAATDNFSSRKIIGEGGYGKVYKCSLDHTPVALKVLKPDSVEKKEEFLKEISVLSQLRHPHVVLLLGACPENGCLVYEYMENGSLDCHISPKKGKPSLSWFIRFRIIYETACGLAFLHNSKPEPIVHRDLKPGNILLDRNFVSKIGDVGLAKLMSDEAPDSVTVYRNSIIAGTLYYMDPEYQRTGTIRPKSDLYAFGIIILQLLTARHPNGLLFCVEDAVKRGCFEDMLDGSVKDWPIAEAKELARIAIRCSQLKCRDRPDLSTQVLPALKRILESANSRLKTEQANARAPTHYYCPILKEIMEDPQIAADGFTYERKAIKEWIQKHQDVSPVTKHRLKHSDLTPNHTLRSAIREWRSRSRLDLSTTLGSY, from the exons atggTGGTGATGACGAACAAATTCTTCGAATTAATCGGCGGAGCTCCGTCGTATTCTTCAGTATCCGTCGCTGTTAAAGGATCCGTCGGTGACGCCGTAGGAGGAACTGCTAGTCGTCGTGCTCTTCGTTGGACAATCGAAAATTTCCTTCCTAAAATCGATAGATTAGTTCTTGTTCATGTCATGCCTACAGTTACTACTATTCCATCTCCTT CTGGATCGAAGATTCCAATAGAGGAATTGGATGAGAGTGTTGTGTCTATGTATAAACGAGATTTGAGAAAAGAATTTGAACAAGTTTTTGTTCCGTTTAAGAGGATCTGCAAATCCAACAAA GTTGAGACTTTGTTGTTGGAACATCATGATCCTGCAAAGGCTCTTTTGAAGTATATGTCAGATACTGATGTTGAGTGTTTAGTGATTGGCTCTTGCTCTTCTAATTTCCTCACAAG GAAAAAAGGACAAGAAATGCCATTAACGGTGCTAGGAGAAGCTCCAGAGACATGTGAGATATATGTTGTTTGTAAAGATAGAATCTTAACCAAATCGACGAATCAGTTTACCGCAG ATTCATCATCTAGTTTCCGTATACCAGAAGGAGCTGAAGCTTATACAGAATCTTTCAGTCGCACACGCTCTGATAAGACAGGGTTGTCTGCTTCATCTATAACATCTTCAGGCAGGATGAGAATTGGAAGGCCTGGCTCTTTACCGCATAGTCATCCGACCTCTCGAGTGTATTCTGATGCACAGTCTTCTTCAACTGATATTGTTTTGGTCGATGACGAACACTGTCGTTCTATCCTTAGGCATAGTACTGTTTCCACTAGTAAAATACAGATGGATCCTAGACCTCACTTAAAAACACCAAAG TCAGGTGTAAGAGCTGAGGTAGAGCAGCTAAGGAAAGAAGTGCAAACCACTCTTTCCATGTACAAACAAGCTTGTGAAGAGCTAGTTCATAAACAAACACAG GTCCAGTCTCTTTCCTCTGAGTGTatcaaagaaacagaaaggGTCATCACTGCTctggaaaaagaagaaatgcgAAGGAAAGCAGCagcagaagagaaagaaaagcatCTAAAAGCTGTAAAAGAAGTCGAGGAAGCAAAATCAATGCTAGCCAAAGAGTTCTGCGAGAGGCAATTAGCCGAGCTAGATGCTCTCAAACAGTCCATAGAGAAACAGAAAGTCATTGAGCAACTCTTCTTGAGAGACGGGCGATACAGAAAgtacacaaaagaagaaatagctGCAGCTACAGATAATTTCTCTTCCCGTAAAATAATCGGCGAAGGAGGATATGGAAAAGTATACAAATGCAGTCTTGATCATACCCCAGTAGCTCTTAAAGTTCTCAAACCTGATTCTGttgaaaagaaagaggaatTCTTGAAAGAG ATCTCAGTCTTAAGCCAGCTTCGTCATCCCCATGTGGTTCTTCTCCTTGGTGCTTGTCCTGAAAATGGATGCCTTGTCTATGAGTACATGGAAAATGGTAGCTTAGATTGTCACATCTCTCCCAAAAAAGGGAAACCATCTCTCTCATGGTTTATCAGATTCCGAATCATCTATGAAACAGCTTGTGGTTTAGCTTTCCTCCACAACTCTAAGCCTGAGCCCATCGTCCACCGTGACCTCAAACCAGGCAACATTCTCTTAGACAGAAACTTTGTCAGCAAAATCGGTGACGTTGGACTCGCAAAACTCATGTCAGACGAAGCACCAGACAGTGTGACGGTTTACAGAAACTCGATTATCGCCGGTACACTCTACTACATGGACCCGGAATACCAACGAACCGGCACAATCAGACCGAAATCAGATCTTTACGCATTTGGAATCATAATTCTCCAGCTTTTAACCGCTCGACATCCCAACGGTCTTCTTTTCTGCGTTGAAGATGCAGTAAAGAGAGGCTGTTTTGAAGATATGTTAGATGGATCAGTCAAAGACTGGCCCATAGCCGAAGCGAAAGAACTAGCTCGCATTGCAATCAGGTGTTCGCAGCTCAAATGCAGAGACAGACCAGATCTTAGCACACAAGTCTTGCCTGCTCTCAAACGTATTCTTGAATCTGCAAATAGTAGACTCAAGACAGAACAAGCTAACGCACGAGCACCAACTCACTATTACTGTCCAATTCTTAAG GAAATAATGGAAGATCCACAAATAGCAGCAGATGGATTCACATACGAACGAAAAGCGATAAAAGAATGGATTCAAAAACATCAAGATGTGTCTCCTGTTACTAAGCATCGGCTCAAACATTCTGATCTTACACCGAACCACACTCTCAGATCGGCTATACGAGAGTGGCGATCTCGTTCACGCTTAGACCTCTCCACTACTCTTGGCTCCTACTGA
- the LUT2 gene encoding Lycopene beta/epsilon cyclase protein (LUTEIN DEFICIENT 2 (LUT2); CONTAINS InterPro DOMAIN/s: Lycopene beta/epsilon cyclase (InterPro:IPR008671), Lycopene cyclase, beta/epsilon (InterPro:IPR010108); BEST Arabidopsis thaliana protein match is: lycopene cyclase (TAIR:AT3G10230.1); Has 1086 Blast hits to 1081 proteins in 157 species: Archae - 2; Bacteria - 176; Metazoa - 0; Fungi - 0; Plants - 363; Viruses - 0; Other Eukaryotes - 545 (source: NCBI BLink).) codes for MECVGARNFAAMAVSTFPSWSCRRKFPVVKRYSYRNIRFGLCSVRASGGGSSGSESCVAVREDFADEEDFVKAGGSEILFVQMQQNKDMDEQSKLVDKLPPISIGDGALDLVVIGCGPAGLALAAESAKLGLKVGLIGPDLPFTNNYGVWEDEFNDLGLQKCIEHVWRETIVYLDDDKPITIGRAYGRVSRRLLHEELLRRCVESGVSYLSSKVDSITEASDGLRLVACDDNNVIPCRLATVASGAASGKLLQYEVGGPRVCVQTAYGVEVEVENSPYDPDQMVFMDYRDYTNEKVRSLEAEYPTFLYAMPMTKSRLFFEETCLASKDVMPFDLLKTKLMLRLDTLGIRILKTYEEEWSYIPVGGSLPNTEQKNLAFGAAASMVHPATGYSVVRSLSEAPKYASVIAEILREETTKQINSNISRQAWDTLWPPERKRQRAFFLFGLALIVQFDTEGIRSFFRTFFRLPKWMWQGFLGSTLTSGDLVLFALYMFVISPNNLRKGLINHLISDPTGATMIKTYLKV; via the exons ATGGAGTGTGTTGGGGCTAGGAATTTCGCAGCAATGGCGGTTTCAACATTTCCGTCATGGAGTTGTCGAAGGAAATTTCCAGTGGTTAAGAGATACAGCTATAGGAATATTCGTTTCGGTTTGTGTAGTGTCAGAGCTAGCGGCGGCGGAAGTTCCGGTAGTGAGAGTTGTGTAGCGGTGAGAGAAGATTTCGCTGACGAAGAAGATTTTGTGAAAGCTGGTGGTTCTGAGATTCTATTTGTTCAAATGCAGCAGAACAAAGATATGGATGAACAGTCTAAGCTTGTTGATAAG TTGCCTCCTATATCAATTGGTGATGGTGCTTTGGATCTAGTGGTTATTGGTTGTGGTCCTGCTGGTTTAGCCTTGGCTGCAGAATCAGCTAAGCTTGGATTAAAAGTTGGACTCATTGGTCCAGATCTTCCTTTTACTAACAATTACGGTGTTTGGGAAGATGAATTCAATG ATCTTgggctgcaaaaatgtattgAGCATGTTTGGAGAGAGACTATTGTGTATCTGGATGATGACAAGCCTATTACCATTGGCCGTGCTTATGGAAGAGTTAGTCGACGTTTGCTCCATGAGGAGCTTTTGAGGAG GTGTGTCGAGTCAGGTGTCTCGTACCTTAGCTCGAAAGTTGACAGCATAACAGAAGCTTCTGATGGCCTTAGACTTGTTGCTTGTGACGACAATAACGTCATTCCCTGCAG GCTTGCCACTGTTGCTTCTGGAGCAGCTTCGGGAAAGCTCTTGCAATACGAAGTTGGTGGACCTAGAGTCTGTGTGCAAACTGCATACGGCGTGGAGGTTGAG GTGGAAAATAGTCCATATGATCCAGATCAAATGGTTTTCATGGATTACAGAGATTATACTAACGAGAAAGTTCGGAGCTTAGAAGCTGAGTATCCAACGTTTCTGTACGCCATGCCTATGACAAAGTCAAGACTCTTCTTCGAG GAGACATGTTTGGCCTCAAAAGATGTCATGCCCTTTGATTTGCTAAAAACGAAGCTCATGTTAAGATTAGATACACTCGGAATTCGAATTCTAAAGACTTACGAAGAG GAGTGGTCCTATATCCCAGTTGGTGGTTCCTTGCCAAACACCGAACAAAAGAATCTCGCCTTTGGTGCTGCCGCTAGCATGGTACATCCCGCAACAG GCTATTCAGTTGTGAGATCTTTGTCTGAAGCTCCAAAATATGCATCAGTCATCGCAGAGATACTAAGAGAAGAGACTACCAAACAGATCAACAGTAATATTTCAAGACAAG CTTGGGATACTTTATGGCCACCAGAAAGGAAAAGACAGAGAgcattctttctctttggtCTTGCACTCATAGTTCAATTCGATACCGAAGGCATTAGAAGCTTCTTCCGTACTTTCTTCCGCCTTCCAAAATG GATGTGGCAAGGGTTTCTAGGATCAACATTAACATCAGGAGATCTCGTTCTCTTTGCTTTATACATGTTCGTCATTTCACCAAACAATTTGAGAAAAGGTCTCATCAATCATCTCATCTCTGATCCAACCGGAGCAACCATGATAAAAACCTATCTCAAAGTATGA
- the NMT1 gene encoding myristoyl-CoA:protein N-myristoyltransferase (myristoyl-CoA:protein N-myristoyltransferase (NMT1); CONTAINS InterPro DOMAIN/s: Myristoyl-CoA:protein N-myristoyltransferase (InterPro:IPR000903), Myristoyl-CoA:protein N-myristoyltransferase, conserved site (InterPro:IPR022678), Myristoyl-CoA:protein N-myristoyltransferase, N-terminal (InterPro:IPR022676), Acyl-CoA N-acyltransferase (InterPro:IPR016181), Myristoyl-CoA:protein N-myristoyltransferase, C-terminal (InterPro:IPR022677); BEST Arabidopsis thaliana protein match is: Acyl-CoA N-acyltransferases (NAT) superfamily protein (TAIR:AT2G44175.1); Has 30201 Blast hits to 17322 proteins in 780 species: Archae - 12; Bacteria - 1396; Metazoa - 17338; Fungi - 3422; Plants - 5037; Viruses - 0; Other Eukaryotes - 2996 (source: NCBI BLink).), with the protein MADNNSPPGSVEQKADQIVEANPLVKDDTSLETIVRRFQDSMSEAKTHKFWETQPVGQFKDIGDTSLPEGPIEPATPLSEVKQEPYNLPSVYEWTTCDMNSDDMCSEVYNLLKNNYVEDDENMFRFNYSKEFLRWALRPPGYYQSWHIGVRAKTSKKLVAFISGVPARIRVRDEVVKMAEINFLCVHKKLRSKRLAPVMIKEVTRRVHLENIWQAAYTAGVILPTPITTCQYWHRSLNPKKLIDVGFSRLGARMTMSRTIKLYKLPDAPITPGFRKMEPRDVPAVTRLLRNYLSQFGVATDFDENDVEHWLLPREDVVDSYLVESPETHDVTDFCSFYTLPSTILGNPNYTTLKAAYSYYNVATQTSFLQLMNDALIVSKQKGFDVFNALDVMHNESFLKELKFGPGDGQLHYYLYNYRLKSALKPAELGLVLL; encoded by the coding sequence ATGGCAGATAACAATTCACCACCTGGCTCTGTAGAACAGAAAGCAGATCAAATTGTTGAAGCTAATCCATTGGTGAAGGATGATACTTCGCTGGAAACCATAGTTCGAAGGTTCCAGGATTCAATGTCAGAGGCAAAGACTCATAAGTTCTGGGAGACTCAACCTGTTGGGCAGTTTAAGGATATTGGGGATACGAGTTTGCCTGAAGGTCCGATTGAGCCTGCAACTCCATTATCTGAGGTTAAGCAAGAGCCGTACAACCTTCCTTCTGTTTACGAGTGGACGACATGTGATATGAACTCTGATGATATGTGTTCAGAGGTATACAACCTTCTCAAGAACAACTATGTTGAGGATGATGAGAATATGTTCAGGTTCAATTACTCCAAGGAGTTTCTAAGGTGGGCACTACGTCCACCGGGTTATTACCAGAGCTGGCATATTGGAGTTCGAGCCAAGACTTCGAAGAAACTCGTTGCTTTCATCAGCGGCGTGCCAGCAAGAATCAGGGTGCGTGATGAGGTTGTTAAAATGGCAGAGATCAATTTCTTGTGTGTTCACAAGAAGCTCAGGTCTAAGAGGCTCGCTCCTGTCATGATCAAGGAGGTGACTAGAAGGGTTCACTTGGAGAACATATGGCAAGCAGCTTATACTGCAGGAGTTATCCTTCCTACACCAATCACCACCTGTCAATACTGGCACAGGTCATTGAACCCGAAGAAGCTAATTGATGTTGGGTTTTCAAGGCTTGGTGCGAGAATGACAATGAGCAGAACCATCAAACTCTACAAGTTACCAGATGCACCGATCACTCCTGGATTCAGGAAAATGGAACCACGCGATGTCCCTGCTGTTACACGGTTGCTTAGGAACTACCTCAGCCAGTTTGGAGTCGCGACTGACTTTGATGAGAATGATGTCGAGCATTGGCTACTCCCAAGAGAAGATGTCGTGGACAGTTACCTAGTAGAAAGCCCTGAAACTCACGATGTCACTGACTTCTGCAGCTTCTACACTCTCCCTTCAACCATCCTCGGTAACCCGAACTACACTACATTGAAAGCTGCGTATTCTTACTACAATGTGGCCACACAGACCTCGTTTCTTCAGCTGATGAATGATGCGCTAATTGTCTCAAAGCAAAAGGGTTTCGATGTGTTCAACGCGTTGGATGTGATGCACAATGAGAGTTTCTTGAAAGAACTGAAGTTTGGGCCAGGAGATGGACAACTTCATTACTATCTCTACAATTACCGTTTGAAAAGTGCCTTGAAGCCAGCGGAACTCGGGCTTGTTCTCTTATAA
- the ckl12 gene encoding casein kinase I-like 12 (casein kinase I-like 12 (ckl12); FUNCTIONS IN: protein serine/threonine kinase activity, protein kinase activity, kinase activity, ATP binding; INVOLVED IN: protein amino acid phosphorylation; LOCATED IN: cytoplasm; CONTAINS InterPro DOMAIN/s: Protein kinase, ATP binding site (InterPro:IPR017441), Protein kinase, catalytic domain (InterPro:IPR000719), Serine/threonine-protein kinase-like domain (InterPro:IPR017442), Protein kinase-like domain (InterPro:IPR011009), Serine/threonine-protein kinase, active site (InterPro:IPR008271); BEST Arabidopsis thaliana protein match is: casein kinase 1 (TAIR:AT4G26100.1); Has 30201 Blast hits to 17322 proteins in 780 species: Archae - 12; Bacteria - 1396; Metazoa - 17338; Fungi - 3422; Plants - 5037; Viruses - 0; Other Eukaryotes - 2996 (source: NCBI BLink).), whose amino-acid sequence MEPRVGNKYRLGRKIGSGSFGEIYLGTHIQTNEEVAIKLENVKTKHPQLLYESKLYRILQGGTGVPNIKWFGVEGDYNTLVMDLLGPSLEDLFNFCSRKLSLKSVLMLADQMINRVEYFHSKSFLHRDLKPDNFLMGLGRRANQVHIIDFGLAKKYRDNTTHQHIPYRENKNLTGTARYASMNTHLGIEQSRRDDLESLGYILMYFLKGSLPWQGLKAGTKKQKYERISEKKVSTSIESLCRGYPSEFASYFHYCRSLRFDDKPDYGYLKRIFRDLFIREGFQFDYVFDWTILKYQQSQLTAPPSRGLVSPAVGTSAGLPPGLTSIDRYGGEEEGGRPPMDSSRRRMSGALENSGNLSSRGPMMPSSSLFAQSAGSSRRVTSEELQRCRTGAGLRNSPVVTTPEGKRSSSTRKHYDSAIKGIETLQVSDERFHHH is encoded by the exons ATGGAGCCTCGTGTGGGAAACAAATATCGTCTCGGCCGGAAAATTGGAAGCGGTTCATTTGGAGAGATCTATCTTG GTACTCATATTCAAACGAATGAAGAAGTTGCAATCAAGCTT GAAAATGTGAAGACGAAACATCCTCAGCTGCTCTATGAATCCAAGTTATACAGAATTCTACAGGGAGGAA CTGGTGTTCCAAATATCAAGTGGTTTGGTGTTGAAGGTGACTACAATACTCTGGTGATGGATTTACTTGGGCCTAGTCTTGAAGACTTGTTCAATTTCTGTAGCAGGAAACTTTCCTTGAAGTCTGTCCTCATGCTCGCAGATCAAATG ATCAACCGTGTTGAGTATTTCCATTCGAAATCTTTCCTTCACCGAGATCTTAAGCCAGACAATTTTCTTATGGGTTTAGGAAGGCGCGCAAACCAG gTACACATCATCGACTTTGGTCTTGCAAAGAAATACCGGGATAATACTACCCACCAGCACATTCCCTACAG AGAAAATAAGAATCTGACTGGAACTGCAAGATATGCTAGTATGAACACTCACTTGGGAATTG AGCAAAGCCGAAGGGATGACCTAGAATCTCTTGGTTACATTCTCATGTATTTCCTTAAAGGAAG TCTTCCATGGCAAGGACTTAAAGCTGgaaccaagaaacaaaagtatgAGAGAATCAGTGAAAAGAAAGTCTCTACATCAATTGAG TCCTTGTGCCGTGGTTACCCATCCGAATTCGCATCGTACTTCCACTACTGCCGATCGCTTCGGTTTGATGATAAACCAGATTACGGTTACCTCAAAAGAATATTCCGGGACCTCTTTATCCGCGAAG GGTTTCAATTCGATTATGTCTTTGACTGGACCATATTGAAATATCAACAGTCACAGCTAACCGCTCCTCCATCCCGTGGCCTAGTAAGTCCTGCGGTTGGAACCAGTGCGGGTTTGCCTCCCGGACTAACCAGCATCGATAGATACGGAG gcgaggaagaaggaggaagaCCACCAATGGATTCGTCACGAAGGAGAATGTCAGGAGCTCTTGAAAACTCTGGCAACTTGTCATCTAGAGGCCCAATG ATGCCAAGCTCGTCACTGTTTGCACAATCAGCAGGATCATCGAGGAGAGTAACGTCAGAGGAGCTACAGAGATGCCGAACCGGCGCCGGTTTAAGAAACTCTCCGGTAGTTACAACGCCGGAAGGGAAGAGATCTTCTTCCACCAGAAAACATTACGATTCTGCTATCAAAGGCATTGAGACTCTCCAAGTCTCCGACGAAAGGTTTCACCACCACTGA